TTAACACTTCCAATTTTTGATATTCTACCTATATCATTTCTCTCTAAATCTACTATCATAAGTAACTCAGCTCTATCTTTTTCGCTATTTCGTAACTCTTCTTGAAGTTTTAAATCTTCTTCTATAGTTTTACCTCTTGGTCTAGTACCTTTTATTGGCCTAGTCTCGATCTTTCTATCAACACACTTTATAAACCTTTCTGGTGAATTTGAAAGTATTTTACTATCTTCAAAGTTTAAAAATGCGCCAAATGGTGCAGGACTAAACCTTCTCAAGTCTCTATAAAGCTCATAACTTGTTAAAGGTGTTTCCCCACTAAATCTTTGAGTTAAGTTAGCTTGATATATGTCACCCTGTCTTATATAACTTTGTACCTTCCTAACAGCATCTTCAAATTGCGATTTTGTAAAGTTAGATTGTAGTTTTATAGGTTCTACTTCTTTCTCTTCATAGCAAATATTATCTATTCCATTTAGCTTAGCATCTTGGATTCTTTTTTCTATTTCATTAATTAGTATTTCTTCATTACCTTCGTCTAAGTCTGGAGTAGCTATATATGTTTTATTTTGTAAATGGTCAACTACTATGACCCAATTATATAAACCAAAATATAAATCATATACATTTGTATCATCTACTGCTGTTCTTGGAAGCTCTTCCATATAATTTCCTAAGTCATAAGATAAGTAACCAACTGCTCCACCTATAAAAGGAAGAAAACTTTTATTTTCTACATTATAATTACTTAATTCTTTTTTTAGATCATCAAGTGGATTATTTTGTGTATTTTTATATTTTAAAACTTTAAAAGGTCTACTACTTATAAAAGAGTATCTACCTAATTTTTTAGGATCCATTGCACTATCTAATATAAAGCTGTTCTCTTCATCTTTAAATATTGTAAAAATTTCAAATGAATTTAATTTAGTATCTATCTCTCTTATCATTATTTGTTTATCCCCTCTCTAGCTTGATTTATGAAATTTCTAAGTATTTCATGACCTTGTTCTGATAAAATGGCCTCTGGATGAAATTGCACACCTTCTATCATATATTTTTTATGTCTTATACCCATTATTTCATTTTCATTAGTAAAAGCTGTTACTTCTAAATCTTGTGGTAAACTTTCTAAATCCACAACTAAAGAGTGATATCTAGTTACATTTAATGGATTATTTAAGCCCTCAAATACACCTTTATTAAAATGTTTTATGCTATGTACTTTTCCATGTACTGGCTTTGTCGCTTTTACAACTTTTCCTCCAAATACATGTCCTATTGTTTGATGACCCAAGCAAATTCCTAAAATAGGTTTTTTACCTTTAAATTTATTTACTATATCTATACATATGCCCGCCTCATTTGGAGAACATGGACCTGGTGATAAAACTATTATTTCCGGGTCAAAGCTTTCTATTTCTTCTAGTGTTATCTCATTATTTCTTTTTACTACTACTTCTTCTCCTAGTTCGCCAATATACTGAACTAAGTTGTAAACAAATGAATCATAATTGTCAATCATAAGGATCATTTCTATTTCCCCCCCGCTAAGTGCCTACTTTTTATTTATATATTAAGTAGATTTTAGTATTTTTTTTGTTTTCATTAATAATTATATATTTTTATAGAAATAAGTGTCAATATGGTCATCTTTAAGTATTATTTATTGTTTAAATTCTTAGTATATTTACCCTTTGTTAGCAAAAAATATATACAAATAATTAATTGGAGGTATTAACATGAATAGGTACATTATTATACGATCAGATACTAAATCTATATCACCTCCTATGTCAAAACAAGAAGCTATAAAAAAACTTAGACAATATGGCAAGGACGGAATTTCTAGCTATATAGTTTCTAATTATAGAAATTTAGAATTTGATTTACTTAATAAAACAAACCTATAAAATTTTATTAACTATTTTTTGTACAACAAAAAGGAGTGTTATACACTCCTCTTTGATAATTTATATCCTGGATTATAGTATTTTGACTTTTTCCCTTTTTGCTCTCTCGTTTCTATTAAATCATTGATTTTACTTATATATTTATCGTCATCAGAAAGCCTTATAAGACTTGATAGATAATATCCATCAGTACTTTTAGGTATTTTTTTGTTTATTACTAAATCTACTGCTGTTTTTGCGGCCTCAAAGTGCTTCAGATGAGTATGACCTTCTTGAAAACTTTTTTTAGTGTTGTAGACCACATAGCCTTCCTTCACTTGAAATATTATAAATTCTTTTTTTTCATAGATTTTATTATACATATACTAATCAATCCTTCTCAAGATAGTCTTACTATATATATATTAAACAACTCTCCAAATGTTTTATATTTTTTTTAATTTTTTATAAATTTTATAAATATATTGTAGTTAGAAAATGAATATATTCATTATATATCAAATATATTCATTTATTTTGTGTAAAACTTTACTCTATATAATAAAATAAAGCTTCTTTATTAAAAAAGGTTTATTTGTTTTCTATTAGTTCAGAAACTGTAACAAACTTATATCCATTTTCCATCATTTTAGGAATCAATCTATCTAGAGCTTCTACTGTATTATTTGTAGCATAATCATGAAGTAATATTATATCTCCATTTTTAGCATTATTTATAATTGTATCTGCAATTTTATTAGCTCCAGGATTTTGCCAATCTCTCGCATCTACAGTAGTCCATAATATTATTTTGTAATTATACTTTTTAGCTATATCCTCTAATGTTTCTCTTTTATAACTACCATAAGGAGGTCTAAATAAAGTTGGTTTTTTACCTGTTAACTTTATTAAAATATCTTCACATTTTACTATTTCTTCTTCTAATTGAGCTCTACTTAAATTACTTATATCTGGATGGTTAAATGTATGATTACCTATTTCATGGCCTTCTTTACTTGCTCTAATTAATGGTTTTGAATACCAATTCGCATGTTTTCCTGCTATAAAAAAAGTTGCTTTAACATCATATTTTTTTAATACGTCTAATACTTGATCTGTTTCTTTTGGATGTGGTCCGTCATCAAAAGTTAAAGCTATTATTTTTTTGTCTCTAGATCCATTTTTTACAAATACCTCTTCTTCATCTGCATATGAAAATTGGTATCCACCTAATGCTATTATAATTCCTAATGCTATAAATGCTAATTTAAACTTATTGTGTCTCATAATTTCTGTCTTCCTTTCAGCATTTTTTATTATTTATAGAAGTTTTGAGTATAGTATATTTTATAATGTCCACCAAACGCCACTCCAACTCCTATATTATTATAATCTCCTAAAATATTTTTTCTATGTCCTTCCGAATTCATCCAAGCCTCATGTGCATATATTGCACTTGTTTGTCCTGCTGCTATATTTTCACCTGCTGCTACATATGATATACCTTCTTTTTTCATTCGGTCAAAAGGAGATTCTTCTCTTTTATTTTTATGATCAAAAAAGTTGCTACATGCCATATCAGTACTATGTTTTACTGAGCTATTGGTTGCACTTTCACTATATTTTAAGCCATTTAAATTTTTTTTATATCTAACACTGTTAGTTAAATCTATGATTTGAAGTTCAAAACTCTTTTTAATCTCTTCACTTTCCTTAGGATAAATCCCTTCTAAACTCATTTCTGTATTTTCATCTATTACTTGATATGAACAAACTCTATTATTTTCATATACATCATAAAAAAAAGTAATATATTTGTTATCAAATTTAACTATATCATATTGATTTTCTGAGTTTATCATATATCTAGTATTTCCTTTTCTTTTAAATTCTAATGATTCAAATTCACTGTTAACTGCATCTTTATTATCATTTATTTTTATATTCTTAATCTCAGATGTATTTAATGAATTACTATATAATGCTACTACTGAATCATTTTTTATTCCTACCATAGCAAAATTTTCTTTATATTGATTGTAAACATACCAAAAAAAATCATATTCGCTTTTATCAATCCTGCCAGGTTCTCCTATCAATTCTAAAACATTTTTTTTCGAGTCACCTATTTTTATACTTTCAAAGTTTTTTATATTTTTTTCTACTTGTTCTTTTGAATTAAATATCTCAATATTTTTAGATTCTTCTTTGTTATAAGTTTTGCTATTTAACCCAATATTATAAAATAAAACAGCTATAAAAATAAATCCTATAAGTACTATTTTTCTCAAGTTATCACTCTCCATTAAACTTTTACTATTTAAAATAGTTTACACTTATAAGATATTCATACTTGTATTATTTAATAATTTAAAATTAATATATTTTTTTAGTAATATATTACTTTATCAAGACAAAATAACCCTATCTTTAAAGATAGAGTTATATTATAAATGAAAAAATTTCATCTAATGTTCTATTAAATATCGATGGTTTGTCAAATTTCCAAGTACCTTCATATACTAATTCATTATTTAGATAAAAAGTACCTTTACCATGTCTTTTTCCATGTAAAAATTCACCTTCATACCACTTACCATCTTCCCATATGTATTTACCTTCCCCATTAGCTAAATTATTTTTCCATTGCCCTTTGTATATTAGATTTCCATTACAGTCAAAGCATTCTCCATATCCATCCATCTTATTATTTTTAAATTCACCAACATAGATACTACCATCATGCCATTTATATATCCCTTTTCTGTTTCTTTTTCCACCTAACCAATTGCCTATATACTCATTCCCACTAGCATATATCATCTGTCCAACTCCAGACATAGTATCTTCTTTAAATTCTCCTATGTATTCATTGTCATTACTAAACTTGCATATACCACTTCCATCTTTCATATTATCTTTAAATTCCCCTATATACTCTATTCCCTCTAAAAATGTGTATATACCTTTTCCATTCATCTTATTATCTATAATTTTTCCTATATATACATCTCCATTTGAAAAATTATAAATTTTA
Above is a genomic segment from Romboutsia lituseburensis containing:
- a CDS encoding MORN repeat-containing protein — encoded protein: MNLSKEYMSLYNEYLRAINDIKKEVKLIRTIQKITIKRKERATQEEILELEEENYTIDETSKVKKGGNKIYNFSNGDVYIGKIIDNKMNGKGIYTFLEGIEYIGEFKDNMKDGSGICKFSNDNEYIGEFKEDTMSGVGQMIYASGNEYIGNWLGGKRNRKGIYKWHDGSIYVGEFKNNKMDGYGECFDCNGNLIYKGQWKNNLANGEGKYIWEDGKWYEGEFLHGKRHGKGTFYLNNELVYEGTWKFDKPSIFNRTLDEIFSFII
- a CDS encoding polysaccharide deacetylase family protein; this encodes MRHNKFKLAFIALGIIIALGGYQFSYADEEEVFVKNGSRDKKIIALTFDDGPHPKETDQVLDVLKKYDVKATFFIAGKHANWYSKPLIRASKEGHEIGNHTFNHPDISNLSRAQLEEEIVKCEDILIKLTGKKPTLFRPPYGSYKRETLEDIAKKYNYKIILWTTVDARDWQNPGANKIADTIINNAKNGDIILLHDYATNNTVEALDRLIPKMMENGYKFVTVSELIENK
- the pabB gene encoding aminodeoxychorismate synthase component I, which codes for MIREIDTKLNSFEIFTIFKDEENSFILDSAMDPKKLGRYSFISSRPFKVLKYKNTQNNPLDDLKKELSNYNVENKSFLPFIGGAVGYLSYDLGNYMEELPRTAVDDTNVYDLYFGLYNWVIVVDHLQNKTYIATPDLDEGNEEILINEIEKRIQDAKLNGIDNICYEEKEVEPIKLQSNFTKSQFEDAVRKVQSYIRQGDIYQANLTQRFSGETPLTSYELYRDLRRFSPAPFGAFLNFEDSKILSNSPERFIKCVDRKIETRPIKGTRPRGKTIEEDLKLQEELRNSEKDRAELLMIVDLERNDIGRISKIGSVKVPELFVIEPYANVNHLVATVVGELDDKNDSIDAIKATFPGGSITGAPKIRSMEIIDELEPTQRNVYTGSIGYIGFNGDMDLNIAIRTIIKQNENVYFQVGGGMTWDSNPEDEYQETLDKAKSIMKALRGYYEE
- a CDS encoding CAP domain-containing protein, whose amino-acid sequence is MRKIVLIGFIFIAVLFYNIGLNSKTYNKEESKNIEIFNSKEQVEKNIKNFESIKIGDSKKNVLELIGEPGRIDKSEYDFFWYVYNQYKENFAMVGIKNDSVVALYSNSLNTSEIKNIKINDNKDAVNSEFESLEFKRKGNTRYMINSENQYDIVKFDNKYITFFYDVYENNRVCSYQVIDENTEMSLEGIYPKESEEIKKSFELQIIDLTNSVRYKKNLNGLKYSESATNSSVKHSTDMACSNFFDHKNKREESPFDRMKKEGISYVAAGENIAAGQTSAIYAHEAWMNSEGHRKNILGDYNNIGVGVAFGGHYKIYYTQNFYK
- a CDS encoding anthranilate synthase component II — its product is MILMIDNYDSFVYNLVQYIGELGEEVVVKRNNEITLEEIESFDPEIIVLSPGPCSPNEAGICIDIVNKFKGKKPILGICLGHQTIGHVFGGKVVKATKPVHGKVHSIKHFNKGVFEGLNNPLNVTRYHSLVVDLESLPQDLEVTAFTNENEIMGIRHKKYMIEGVQFHPEAILSEQGHEILRNFINQAREGINK